From the genome of Campylobacter concisus, one region includes:
- the hemA gene encoding glutamyl-tRNA reductase, whose product MHYLDISFTYKNTDISVREKLAFDSDEKKEQILKLLRSNKSINECMVLNTCNRVEIIASVSDLESATTHAFRCMSVFSGVFEDELYERADIYEDSGAVHHLFAVASSLDSLVVGETQIVGQLKNAFKFAYDSSACGEQISKIIHYACKCAAKVRNETQISKNPISVSSVAVAKAKEIFGTLEGKTAIVVGAGEMGELAAKHLISSGAEVIIINRSSDRVEQLVDSLGDNASWDSILKLKEYVNNYDLIFSSTAAPHAIITNAIIEPREFHRYFFDIAVPRDIDLINTEFISVYTVDSLEEIVRKNLALREEQAQKAYSIVGQGTSEFLKILKEDMSVPLIKSIRKQAEICAKNELEKAIKKGYLKHSDYEEAQKLIHQVFKAFLHQPTMKLKSLADEERSSELSNGVRFLFDIKEEQNFQVGDIDEI is encoded by the coding sequence ATGCACTATTTAGATATAAGTTTTACATATAAAAATACTGATATTTCAGTTAGAGAAAAGCTTGCATTTGATAGCGATGAGAAAAAAGAGCAAATTTTAAAACTACTAAGATCAAACAAAAGTATAAACGAATGTATGGTTTTAAACACATGCAACCGCGTTGAGATAATTGCAAGCGTTAGTGATCTAGAAAGTGCAACGACGCATGCGTTTAGATGCATGTCTGTATTTTCAGGTGTTTTTGAAGATGAGCTTTATGAGAGGGCTGATATTTATGAAGATAGCGGAGCTGTGCACCACCTCTTTGCCGTGGCAAGCTCGCTTGATAGCCTAGTCGTCGGCGAGACGCAGATCGTTGGGCAGTTAAAAAATGCTTTTAAATTTGCTTACGATAGCTCAGCTTGCGGCGAACAAATCAGTAAAATCATCCACTATGCATGTAAATGTGCTGCTAAAGTTAGAAATGAAACTCAAATTTCTAAAAACCCTATCTCTGTTTCAAGCGTTGCTGTGGCAAAAGCAAAAGAAATTTTTGGCACGCTTGAAGGCAAAACCGCTATCGTCGTAGGAGCTGGCGAAATGGGCGAGCTAGCAGCAAAACACCTAATCTCAAGTGGCGCAGAGGTGATCATCATAAACAGAAGCTCGGATCGTGTTGAGCAGCTAGTTGATAGCCTGGGTGATAACGCTAGCTGGGATAGCATTTTAAAATTAAAAGAGTATGTAAATAATTACGATCTGATATTTTCAAGCACCGCGGCCCCGCACGCTATCATCACAAACGCCATAATCGAACCAAGAGAATTTCACAGATACTTTTTTGATATTGCCGTGCCAAGGGATATTGATCTTATAAATACAGAATTTATTAGTGTCTATACGGTTGATAGTTTAGAGGAGATAGTAAGGAAAAATTTAGCCCTAAGAGAGGAGCAAGCACAAAAAGCTTATTCGATCGTAGGTCAAGGCACAAGCGAATTTTTAAAAATTTTAAAAGAAGATATGAGTGTGCCACTCATAAAATCGATCCGCAAACAAGCTGAAATTTGTGCTAAAAACGAGCTAGAAAAAGCGATAAAAAAAGGATATTTAAAGCATAGTGATTATGAGGAGGCACAAAAGCTCATTCATCAAGTTTTTAAAGCCTTTTTGCACCAGCCAACGATGAAGCTAAAAAGCCTTGCGGACGAGGAGAGATCTAGCGAGCTTTCAAATGGAGTTAGATTTTTATTTGATATAAAAGAAGAGCAAAATTTTCAAGTGGGAGATATAGATGAGATTTAG
- a CDS encoding proline--tRNA ligase, with protein MRFSKFYAPTTKEAPKDASLPSHKFLIRGGFVEQIGSGLYNYLPLGKIMHEKISRIVREEMDEAGALEVSFSVVTSGELWKQSGRYNVFGKELLRFKDRKENDFVISPTNEEAAVALVRGKVTSYKQLPLNLYQINTKFRDEARPRFGLLRGREFTMKDAYSFHSSKEDLKREFDLMEATYSKIFTRLGLNFRAVEADSGAIGGSGSKEFMVLASNGEDDILCCEACKYAANIEAARRKARTTDAEAPEADAAKFKTPDTKTIKGVAEFFKVSEFYCIKAVVKKAIYEDKEEVVVFFVRGDDELQETKAQNACKALELVDASEEEIIKAGLVAGFCGPVGLKDVKFYIDNELKGANNMICGANEKDYHFVGVSVSGFNEERFKDLVKVKEGDKCPECGGNLKLSKGIEVGHIFQLGDKYSAAMNATYLDENGKAKPFLMGCYGIGISRLIAVMIEASHDEKGCIWKKECAPFDVEIIISNLKDEEGAKFAFELYESLKKAGVSVIIDDRNERFGVKMNDFELIGFPFALLVGKEFANGKVEFITRDGLNKETIGANEAFQKIKESL; from the coding sequence ATGAGATTTAGTAAATTTTATGCACCAACGACCAAAGAAGCGCCAAAAGACGCCTCTTTGCCAAGTCATAAATTTTTAATAAGAGGTGGCTTTGTCGAGCAGATAGGCTCAGGTCTTTATAACTATCTACCGCTTGGAAAGATCATGCATGAGAAAATTTCTCGTATCGTGCGAGAGGAGATGGATGAGGCTGGTGCGCTAGAGGTGAGCTTTAGCGTGGTTACTTCAGGCGAGCTTTGGAAGCAAAGTGGTCGCTACAACGTCTTTGGTAAGGAGCTTTTGCGCTTTAAAGATAGAAAAGAAAATGACTTTGTTATAAGCCCTACAAACGAAGAGGCAGCCGTTGCTTTGGTACGTGGCAAGGTGACTAGCTATAAGCAGTTGCCGCTAAATTTATACCAGATAAATACTAAATTTCGTGACGAAGCAAGGCCACGCTTTGGCTTGCTAAGAGGACGAGAATTTACGATGAAAGATGCTTATAGCTTTCACTCAAGCAAAGAGGATCTAAAGCGTGAGTTTGACCTTATGGAGGCAACTTATAGTAAAATTTTCACTCGTTTGGGGCTAAATTTTAGAGCCGTTGAGGCTGATAGTGGAGCTATCGGTGGCAGTGGTAGTAAAGAATTTATGGTGCTTGCAAGTAATGGCGAAGATGACATCCTTTGCTGTGAGGCTTGCAAATACGCTGCAAATATAGAGGCTGCTAGAAGAAAAGCTAGAACAACCGATGCTGAAGCACCAGAGGCTGACGCGGCTAAATTTAAGACACCAGATACAAAGACTATAAAAGGTGTGGCAGAATTTTTCAAAGTTAGCGAGTTTTACTGCATAAAAGCTGTTGTTAAAAAAGCTATTTATGAAGACAAAGAAGAAGTTGTGGTCTTTTTCGTAAGGGGCGATGACGAGCTTCAAGAGACAAAGGCACAAAATGCTTGCAAGGCACTTGAGCTTGTCGATGCTAGCGAAGAAGAGATTATAAAAGCTGGGCTTGTGGCTGGATTTTGCGGGCCAGTTGGGCTAAAAGATGTGAAATTTTACATAGACAACGAGCTAAAAGGCGCAAATAATATGATATGTGGTGCCAACGAAAAGGATTACCACTTTGTTGGCGTTAGTGTTAGCGGATTTAACGAAGAGAGATTTAAAGACCTTGTAAAGGTAAAAGAGGGCGATAAATGCCCAGAGTGTGGCGGAAATTTAAAACTTAGCAAGGGTATAGAAGTTGGTCATATCTTTCAACTAGGCGATAAATATTCAGCTGCGATGAACGCGACATATCTTGATGAAAATGGTAAAGCTAAGCCATTTTTGATGGGCTGCTACGGTATTGGCATCAGTAGACTAATAGCCGTAATGATAGAGGCTAGCCACGACGAGAAGGGCTGCATCTGGAAAAAAGAGTGCGCGCCGTTTGATGTCGAGATCATCATTTCAAATTTAAAAGATGAAGAGGGCGCAAAATTTGCATTTGAGCTTTATGAGAGCCTTAAAAAAGCTGGCGTTAGTGTTATCATCGATGATAGAAACGAGAGATTTGGCGTTAAGATGAATGATTTTGAGCTTATCGGCTTCCCTTTTGCGTTACTTGTGGGTAAAGAATTTGCAAATGGCAAGGTTGAGTTTATAACAAGAGATGGTTTAAACAAAGAAACGATCGGCGCAAACGAGGCTTTTCAAAAAATAAAAGAAAGCTTATGA
- a CDS encoding FxsA family protein, translating into MRFFAFLFFLIEAVFIYLFVDKFGFLNYFLEVLVSGFVGIALLLNAGSSSLNSPQVAFKSFLGGNLFSQLGFSFGGALLFLPGILTDIFGIAVVVFSLVFKKNAAKNESYQEFKFQNFSEQGSKKDDGEIIDVEVIEEPERVN; encoded by the coding sequence ATGAGATTTTTCGCATTTTTATTTTTTTTGATAGAAGCGGTATTTATCTATCTTTTTGTTGATAAATTTGGCTTTTTAAACTATTTTCTCGAGGTGCTAGTCTCTGGATTTGTAGGCATTGCACTTCTTTTAAATGCTGGATCTTCTAGCTTAAATTCGCCTCAAGTGGCGTTTAAGAGCTTTCTTGGCGGAAATCTATTTAGTCAGTTAGGATTTAGTTTTGGCGGAGCGCTGCTCTTTTTACCAGGGATTTTGACAGATATTTTTGGTATCGCCGTAGTCGTTTTTTCTTTAGTCTTTAAAAAAAATGCAGCGAAAAATGAGAGCTATCAGGAGTTTAAATTCCAAAATTTTAGTGAGCAGGGCAGTAAAAAAGATGATGGCGAGATCATCGATGTTGAGGTCATAGAAGAGCCAGAAAGAGTAAATTAG
- a CDS encoding Imm10 family immunity protein: MFLLNFKAKAISATKNSKDNYYMIGLADDKYDYKNYIIFQRPIKLKKGDDENAEINGLYAECNGDICYNACNRVKITDKSIIFEVQDSLICVDVEGVKLNERFMKYCKEIFGELLKCSISK, from the coding sequence GTGTTTTTGCTAAATTTTAAAGCAAAAGCCATAAGTGCTACAAAAAATAGCAAAGACAACTACTATATGATCGGTCTTGCAGACGACAAATATGACTACAAAAACTACATAATCTTTCAAAGACCGATCAAACTAAAAAAGGGCGACGACGAAAACGCCGAGATAAACGGCCTATACGCCGAGTGCAATGGCGACATTTGCTACAACGCTTGCAATCGGGTGAAGATCACTGATAAGAGTATCATTTTTGAGGTGCAAGATAGTCTTATTTGCGTAGATGTCGAGGGTGTAAAGCTTAATGAGCGCTTTATGAAATACTGCAAAGAGATATTTGGCGAACTACTAAAATGTAGCATATCGAAGTAA
- a CDS encoding polyprenyl synthetase family protein, which translates to MDKIDEIMGKFISELGYKGAFEMFLKISSGKKLRSKLLLKIAGESEISLKLCAIIELIHLASLLHDDVIDEANIRRGKPSINALFGSKNSVMLGDILYSKAYFELTKFDSSIAAIISDAVSKLSIGEMMDVKMAENFNENEQEYLKMIYYKTAVLIEATAICGAKLAGKDSEKFGIYGKNLGLAFQIVDDILDIIQDEKTLGKPALNDFVEGKTTLPYIYLYKSLDEAGKTKLKSLWSKKLNAGEISWLKEEFVKTNSLQKAVNEAKRLGNEAIESIKEYKNAELEGIIKSMIDREF; encoded by the coding sequence ATGGATAAAATCGATGAAATAATGGGTAAATTTATAAGCGAGCTTGGCTACAAAGGGGCGTTTGAGATGTTTTTAAAGATAAGCTCAGGCAAGAAGCTGCGCTCAAAACTTCTTTTAAAAATAGCGGGCGAGAGTGAAATTTCTCTTAAGCTTTGCGCTATCATCGAGCTCATCCACCTTGCAAGCTTACTACACGACGACGTCATAGACGAGGCAAATATAAGACGCGGCAAGCCAAGCATAAACGCGCTTTTTGGTAGTAAAAACTCGGTTATGTTGGGCGACATCCTCTACTCAAAGGCTTATTTTGAGCTTACAAAATTTGATTCAAGCATCGCAGCTATCATCTCAGATGCAGTCAGCAAGCTAAGTATCGGCGAGATGATGGATGTGAAAATGGCTGAAAATTTTAATGAAAACGAGCAAGAATATTTAAAAATGATCTACTATAAAACAGCTGTTTTGATAGAAGCCACGGCTATTTGCGGAGCAAAGCTAGCTGGCAAAGATAGCGAGAAATTTGGAATTTATGGCAAAAATTTAGGCCTTGCGTTTCAGATCGTTGATGACATATTAGACATAATTCAAGATGAGAAAACGCTTGGCAAGCCAGCACTCAATGACTTTGTCGAAGGCAAAACGACACTTCCTTACATTTATCTTTATAAGAGCTTAGACGAAGCTGGTAAGACAAAGCTTAAATCGCTTTGGTCAAAGAAGCTAAACGCGGGCGAAATTTCATGGCTAAAAGAGGAATTTGTTAAGACAAATTCGCTTCAAAAAGCAGTAAATGAAGCAAAAAGGCTTGGAAATGAAGCGATAGAATCGATAAAAGAGTATAAAAACGCCGAGCTTGAAGGGATCATAAAAAGCATGATAGATAGGGAATTTTAA
- the hemC gene encoding hydroxymethylbilane synthase, with protein sequence MKEIKIATRKSILALWQSEHIKARIESKHNDIKVELIGMKTKGDVILDTPLAKIGGKGLFTKELEDSMLKGETDIAVHSLKDVPVVFPEGLRLAAICSREDTKDAMISEKFAKFSDLPHGAKVGTTSLRRRMQLLIMRPDLEIISLRGNVQTRLRKLKEGEFDAIILAMAGINRLNLKAEVAHIYTFGFDEMIPAMGQGALGVEARDEKQILDEISFLNDENAVIETTIERDFVSVLEGGCQVPIGISARLKGDEISIDAIVGLPDGSEYIKDSLKTSKDKFQSIGKELAHKFIEKGARELLKRAEEMA encoded by the coding sequence ATGAAAGAGATAAAAATAGCAACTAGAAAGAGTATCTTAGCTCTTTGGCAAAGCGAGCATATCAAAGCTAGAATAGAATCAAAACATAACGATATAAAAGTTGAGCTTATTGGCATGAAGACAAAGGGCGATGTGATCCTTGATACGCCACTTGCGAAGATCGGCGGTAAGGGGCTTTTTACAAAAGAGCTTGAAGATAGCATGCTAAAAGGCGAGACTGACATCGCAGTGCATAGCCTAAAAGACGTGCCAGTAGTCTTTCCAGAAGGGCTTAGACTTGCAGCGATTTGCTCACGTGAGGATACTAAAGATGCGATGATAAGTGAGAAATTTGCTAAATTTAGCGACCTACCGCACGGTGCAAAGGTTGGTACAACGAGCCTGCGCCGCAGGATGCAGCTGCTTATCATGAGGCCTGATCTTGAGATCATCTCGCTTCGAGGAAACGTGCAAACTAGACTTAGAAAGCTAAAAGAGGGCGAATTTGACGCGATCATTTTGGCGATGGCTGGCATAAACCGCCTAAATTTAAAGGCTGAAGTGGCGCACATCTACACATTTGGCTTTGACGAGATGATACCTGCGATGGGTCAGGGTGCTCTTGGTGTCGAGGCTAGAGATGAGAAGCAAATTTTAGATGAGATCTCTTTTCTAAACGACGAAAATGCAGTTATAGAAACGACTATCGAGCGTGATTTTGTAAGCGTTTTAGAGGGTGGCTGTCAGGTGCCAATAGGCATAAGTGCAAGGCTAAAAGGTGATGAAATTTCTATCGATGCGATCGTTGGCCTGCCTGATGGAAGCGAGTATATAAAAGATAGCTTAAAGACTAGCAAAGATAAATTTCAAAGCATCGGCAAAGAGCTAGCGCATAAATTTATAGAAAAAGGGGCGAGAGAGCTTTTAAAGCGCGCTGAAGAGATGGCGTAA